AGGACCAgtctgtgggctggagaggaggctcagcaggtaagaggacttgttgctcttgcaggagacTCAACATtcgttcccagcatccatagaGCAGCAAATAATCAtgagtaactctagttccagttaCACGATTCTCTTTGGCTTCTGCGGGCACAGGGCATGCACATGTggttgcacatacatgcatgcaaacaaatatttatacatataaaaagatttttttttttttaaagaaaagctctTTGGAGTAAGACTGTGTTCCTTTCCTCCTGGCACTGAATCTTCCAGTACCTTAAACTTCCTGTCTGTCAAATGCAAACTGGTTTTTGGACATGTCCCCATGAGAAGTTAACAAGATAACATAGAGCAGATTAAGATCAAGGactctagggggctggagagatggctccatggacgGTTAAGCTGTTGCGGAGGTACTGGTTCAGTTTCTGGCACTCCTATGATGACTCACAACTTCCTGTgatccagtctcaggggatccatcactctcttttctgacctccacaggcaccgcgCAAACATGATGCACATGCATACTGGCAGGCAAAGCTCTCATAACATAAGATAAAAATCCATCTTCGGAAAAGAAAGATCAAGGACTCTGGCAGTGGCCAGCCTGGATGTAAATCCTGGGCTGTCGATTTGATAAGGAGACTGTGGGAGCACTCAGCAGGTGTTAAACATTATTAAAGTGCTGCTAAAATCACTGTTAGTAAGTTCATTTTTATTGTGAGCATTCGAACTGATGgggccagaaaagaaaaactgcaggCCTTGTTATGGGAGGTTCCAGAGAGCTTGTGTGATTTTACAAAAGTCTCATCTGGAGGCCTGTGAGCTTTGACACTGGCTTCTGCCAAGGGCTAAGAAATCCCAATGATCTACATAACCACTGTACCACTTTAGAGAGGCCTACATGGTAACTTAGTACTTTAGAGCAAAGGGCCTGGTTACTAGAGGCTCCTACAGAAAAGAGCTACAATGCTGAAGGGTCCAGGACATCCTAGGCCTTCACCTGGGGGCACCATGTACTTTTCCCACCTGTCTGTTGCCACCACTGCCAAACGGCATGGGCTATAAAAGCTGTCAAAGGtcagggtggtggtgatgcacgcctttaatcccagcacttgggagccaggcggatctctgtgagtttgaggctagcctggtctacagagcgagatccaggacaggcaccaaaaactacacagagaaagcctgtctcgaaaaaccaaaaaacaaaacaaaacaagggctggagagatggctcagaggttaagagcactggctgctcttccagaggtcctgagttcaattcccaacaatcacatggtggctcacaaccatctgtaatgagatctggtgccctcttccggcctgcagtcatacatgctctatacataataaataaacctttaaaacaaaacaaaacaatgttaaCCTGTCAAAGATTAGCACTTAAAGGTCTCTGTGCCTACTCATGATTTCTGCCCATAATAAAGACCCAATGGGGAAGGGAAggttggagggtgtgtgtgtgaagggctgGTCACATTACTACCTGTAAAACCCTAGACAAGTTTCTTGTCTTTGCCTCATCTCATTCATTAAATGGGAGGTGGGGAAAAGACATAGCTTCTTGGAACATAGGATCTTCAGCTGGTACTCAGTCCCTGGCCAAGGACATGTGCAACGTTAGCTATTATAACTGAGTCTGAATAAATCCTCAGGGCAGGAATTATCCTATAACATTTGTTTTCTCACAGGAGAGGTGAAGCATTTATTAACACTTGTGTGTCTACACAACAAAATGTAGTGTTTCTCACAACTGAGACAGCAAATGAGTGAGCTGTAGGACAATGCCTGGTAATGTCCTAAACCACCATACAAACAAGGGCAGAATCACATGCCATTCTGTAGTGGGGGAACTTAAGGGAACTGACTATGTGTCCTAATTCAGAGTAATCTACTGCACCCCGAAGCACAGAAGGTAACATGCATGTATGGTGAGGCTGGTCCAGATTCTTGCTGTAGCTCCCTTCCTTAGCACTGCTTCTTTCCTGGCAGTGGAGAGAACAACCTTGCAAAGAAGAGAACTGCTCCTATCACCACCTCTTTCATCTTGGGCATGTGTCCATTTCCCCATGTGCGAATTGAGTTTCCCTATGTACAGAATTTTGTCTttggagataaggtctcactacgTAGTTTGGGCTGGCCTTGAAAGGCCAATCTTCCTGCCACTGGCCCTACAtattaagtgctgggattacaggtgtgcaccaccatgcctgggttatTTTACAAGATTTTTAGGATtggaaaaatacacaaaactttgtttcctttctacCTCCAAATTCAACAGTGATGTAGCTAGGCCTACTACTTGCCAGAATCTGTACTTCTGGTtcctgtttaaaaacaacaatcaaGCTGGCAGTGGtagcgtatgcctttaatctcattactggagaagcagatgcaggtagagctgagttcgagggcagcctggtttatagagtgagttccaggtcagccagggcaatgcagagagagcctgtctcaggggAAATGTAGTATTTTGCAATCCTGAAGTAGAGAAACATCAAACACAACATTATATCATTAGCattactttattcatttttataacatcaagaaaatgacatttaaaaccaGACACTCTGACAACACATCAGATATATCACAAAGCTAAAGATAGCTGTTGTAGACTCAGCCTCAGCATtcaattttgcttttttattgcaCAGCATCAAtaacttattataaaaaaaagaaagaaaccctaaaTATCTTAGCCAGCCTTGGTTCAGGGTCTTCACTATAAATGTGGGCAACACTTCAAACTTTGAAATGATAACAAGGTCACACACAACTATTGGATATACAGATGAACTTTGTGTGGCCTCCTGGAACACTGCACTAGAATGACTAGAATCAGAATGACTGATTTAAATAATCATCAATGTAGAATGACATTTTCCATGTCAGTAACACATTGGCAGCACAAGGTGGAAATGAGCTGATCACTGAAATGAATTTCTCCATCATGTTCTGCTCATTATAACATCCTTGCTGGTCTTAGGTCAAGTGAAACACCCTTCTAATTCAGCCTGAagggcttcttcctcctcctcctcctgtgcctCCTTATTATTTATCAGTGACAGTAACTGCAGTAAGGTTGGGGCTGCACCCTCAGGCAGTCCAAGCTCTCTTCGAACTGTCTTGTGGACTGCCCCTGCAACGATTTGGTCTAGACGGGCCTGATTCAGAATTTCTCTCTCAATTAGTCCTTTCTGTGCCAATCTCTGTAATAAAGGCTCCAACCTTAGGACATATTCAGATAGCTTTTCATTATCCTTCTGATAAGTAGTAAGGTATCTGACCTGCAATGCCCTAGGATTATCAACAATCCCAAATATTGTCTCAAGAGACTTCAGGCATTCTGCAACTGTAATGAAAGGATTGTTTTTCTTGAGGACTCGAATAATTTCAAATGCTGGGCCTCTAAGGCTCTCTATCAACCGCCTTCTTTTCTCTATATCTGACACGTGCCATGTTTTCATTACCTGACAAGTATGAAACATCCAGGATTCAAAATTTTTTTCACCTGGTCCCGGAGGATCCCTGCCTGAGAATATACTCAGCTTTTTGTACTTCAGACACTGAAGGGTTGGCTTACGAGCCTCATCTAATGCCTGTGCCAACACGGGGGCTCGCATATCAGGGATCATGGCTTGGTCTAGGCTGACAGGGTCATTTCGATTCCCAAGAACTCTGGTCAATTCACCAATCGTGACGCCCTCTCCCTGtaaaaaatcatttaatctgCATAAAAATTCATTATCAGCATTAGGAGACTTAAAGATCACTCTCCAGACACTTCCTTTTCCAGGTATCTCCCTGGGAACCCGAGCACTGCTAGTCTCTACTGTAAGGCCTATCAAGGCTACATTCTTGTTCTCATCCCTCCTGAACATCCTCCCAAGCAGTCTGTATTCCCCCAAGGGAGCCAGGCCAGCCTGCAGGGCCTCCTCGATCTCTGTCACTCCGCAGGTCGTAGGGATGCCGGCAATCAACAGTGCTTTCCGCGGGTTCATATCCATCCCCCTGCACCAGTCTTCTAAGAGCCTCTGCGTCATGGTGCCGTATTTAAGTCCTAGTTCGCCTCGGACGCTGCCGCCGCCACTCACAGTGATGTGCGCACTTGCCTCTTCAACTCGCCGAGGTCCAGGAGCCTGAGAAGACAGAGCATCCACATTAGTTAACCGTGTGCACGTTGTCCGCCGCCCCGCAGCGGGGCTGTGCTGCAGCCCCTCCTCGGCCCTCCCGCCTTCGGCGCCCAAAGACGACATCGGGCCTACGTACCCGCCGTTATAGACAGACGCGCCGCCCGGATCCTGGGGAAGGTGTCTGACCTTTGAGGGCTTCAGACGAGGCCCGGGGACTACGTCTCGAGCTCGGTAGTGGGGTACACGGTGCGGAGAAGGGCAGGAAATCGACCGCCACAGCCGCCTCAGGGAACCACCACCTCAGTCTGCTGCAGAGGTGGTAGGCGGCAGCACAGAGGAGATAGCCTGACGTCACGAGAGGCGGGCAGCGTTTCCGGCTCTAGACGGAAGCTCTGACTGCGGCGGCATCCGGGACTGCGAGCGGGCGGGCCACTCAGGACAGGAAGGTGAGACCCGGGGCCGCTCAGCTTGCTGTCAAGCTGGCCCGGCGCTCAGGCGGGTGCCGAGCTGGGCTCTGCGGGCTAGGTCTGGCGCAGCCTGCTCAGCCCCGGCGCCGCAGCGCTTGCCGCGGGGGGCGGGCCCGGCTGCCCCGAGCCCGGCGGCCGAGCATCTCCAGGTGGCTGCCCCTGACTGGGGCTCCAGAGGGCGATGGGGCCCGCCGCCGCGTGACCAGCCGTAGTCACGCTGAGCTTAATCACTACTAGCTCGTGCTCCCCGGCGGCGGCGCTCACCTCCGAGCCGCGCGACCCAGAGGGTTTCTCTTAAGGTGGCTTGTTCTGAAATGCCAAAGGCACCTGACTATTCAGAACTGAGTGACTCTTGCACGCTTGctgggggaacaggaagattTTCGGGACCACTGTAAGTGTTTGAGTTACCGTCTTAACTTGGGGGCTTCGACATTGGTTTAACGAGTGGAACACCCAGTGTTAATGTCTGAAGTAATGGTGTTAAGTCAGAAAGCATTTCAACTGTCAAGTGCAATGTCCTGTGTGGAAACTAGATACCCCTTTATCTGAAACGAAGGTGTACTGTGTCTATTCAAACAAGATGTGATGATTCATTCACTCTGTGGTGTTCACACAAATAGCAGTACTCAATATATACTGAAACCAATATTTTACGTGCTCACAACTGTTATATAAAAACAACCACCTGTAAGTTGTTTACAGCTGTTAAATATGCTCGTGCTTTTCAGAACTCAAATTTAAATCAAGTGCACTTTGAATAGTTGCCATGGCAACATTACTAGACCCTAACTATAGTTTTTCTGTGTTTACATTGAAGGCACAGAGCATGGAGAATGATGAACTTCCGTCAGCGGATGGGATGGATTGGAGTGGGACTGTATTTGCTAGCAAGTGCAGCAGCATTTTACTATGTTTTTGAAATCAATGAGACTTACAACAGGCTGGCTTTGGAACACATTCAGCAGCACCCCGAGGAGCCTCGGGAAGGAACCACATGGACACACTCCTTGAAAGCTCGGTTACTTTCCCTGCCCTTTTGGTTGTGGACAGTTATTTTTCTGATACCATACCtacaaatgtttttgtttctttattcttgtACAAGAGCTGATCCCAAAACAGTGGGCTATTGTATCATCCCCATATGCTTGGCAGTTATCTGCAATCGGCACCAGGCATTTGTCAAGGCTTCTAATCAGATCAGCAGGCTGCAACTGATTGACACATAAAGCCAGTCACCGTTTTTTCCTTATGATTACAAGACTGTGGGCACTACATGGAGGCTGATCACAAGACTGAAGTTTCCTCACAAATCTCAGGAAGTTGTGGTGGAACAGAGACTTAGAAAATGAGACAAGAGGactattttatctgaataatAATGACTTTTTAGGTAAAGCCTGAGAAACAGTACTACAGAATCATGTTGATGACTTCAAATATTGGAAGTAAAATAATGGCTTGTTATTTGCAGTCTTTAGAAACTTGAAAAAGTAcctgaatttttatttctagtcTATCTATGTGCAACATAGTATGATTCAGAAATTTTTCCATTGGGGAAAACAATGAATATATCCATGTGCTAAGTGTAAAAAGGTCTGGCCAtgatcataaaatttaaattttatacaatTACTCGGCTTGCTTTAAAATTCTTCAGACTAAGACAGTAATTCATCCTGCTGGAGCTAACTGCTTTCTAGTTTTTGGCTTAAAAGGGATGGGTATAAAATTACTGAGGTGGTGGCTACCACctttgtgggtttctttttttgggggggggggagaggggaagcagtgctggggttgaacccaAGCCTTTTGTActtcttttccaagacaaggtttctctgtgtagccctggctgtcctggaactttctctgtagatcaggctggcctctggctctagaagtgctgggattagagttgtgtgccaccaccaactggtGCCTTTTGTACTTTTACCAGTGAATTACATTCCCAGCCATGATGGCTACTTGGATACAcagaatttgttcttttttgggggttgggggaggttaATGGCTACCTAAACCACTAATCTTTTAAGAACTACGTAGCACCTGAACAGATTAAAATGGTTGAAAGTCTAGAAATTACATGGAAGATGAAACTAGGTAATTCAGTCCAGCCTTTCTCAGTATCAAACCCTTTGAAAGGCTATCACGCTATTGTCTTTCTCACTCTTTTCTAACCCAACGTTGAGTCTTAAAGCAGCTGCATCAAGATGTGATCCCTTGTACTCTGCACTAGCAGCATCTGTGTCTGGTCCAGTACAGATCACTAAAGAGAGAGACTGTTCCTGGGTGAGATGGGGTATGCAGTGATGATAATACTAAAACATCTCACACTGGTTTAATAACCAAGGGCTTTGGGGTCTTTACTCGTAAGCTACAGCAACCCTGAGAACTAGCAGCACTTTATTGCCTATGCTTTATAGATGaggaacaggaggcagagaagcaacCTGCCATAGGTCAGTTACTAAGCAGCAAAGCTA
Above is a genomic segment from Peromyscus leucopus breed LL Stock chromosome 14, UCI_PerLeu_2.1, whole genome shotgun sequence containing:
- the Tmem251 gene encoding transmembrane protein 251 isoform X2 codes for the protein MMNFRQRMGWIGVGLYLLASAAAFYYVFEINETYNRLALEHIQQHPEEPREGTTWTHSLKARLLSLPFWLWTVIFLIPYLQMFLFLYSCTRADPKTVGYCIIPICLAVICNRHQAFVKASNQISRLQLIDT
- the Tmem251 gene encoding transmembrane protein 251 isoform X1; its protein translation is MPKAPDYSELSDSCTLAGGTGRFSGPLHRAWRMMNFRQRMGWIGVGLYLLASAAAFYYVFEINETYNRLALEHIQQHPEEPREGTTWTHSLKARLLSLPFWLWTVIFLIPYLQMFLFLYSCTRADPKTVGYCIIPICLAVICNRHQAFVKASNQISRLQLIDT
- the Moap1 gene encoding modulator of apoptosis 1, with translation MTQRLLEDWCRGMDMNPRKALLIAGIPTTCGVTEIEEALQAGLAPLGEYRLLGRMFRRDENKNVALIGLTVETSSARVPREIPGKGSVWRVIFKSPNADNEFLCRLNDFLQGEGVTIGELTRVLGNRNDPVSLDQAMIPDMRAPVLAQALDEARKPTLQCLKYKKLSIFSGRDPPGPGEKNFESWMFHTCQVMKTWHVSDIEKRRRLIESLRGPAFEIIRVLKKNNPFITVAECLKSLETIFGIVDNPRALQVRYLTTYQKDNEKLSEYVLRLEPLLQRLAQKGLIEREILNQARLDQIVAGAVHKTVRRELGLPEGAAPTLLQLLSLINNKEAQEEEEEEALQAELEGCFT